A window from Candidatus Omnitrophota bacterium encodes these proteins:
- the gyrA gene encoding DNA gyrase subunit A — translation MYTRNDKIIQVYIEDEVKDSYLNYAMSVIVGRALPDVRDGLKPVHRRILYAMRELNLEHSKPYKKCARIVGETMGKYHPHGDVAIYDTLVRMAQDFSLRYPLVDGQGNFGSVDGDAAAAMRYTEARLAAVSDEMLDDIEKETVNFGPNFDSSLKEPLLLPATLPNLLVNGSSGIAVGMATNIPPHNLNEVCDAIIYILEHPEAEIKDLMRYIKGPDFPTGGLICGKGGIKDAYQTGRGKLIVRAKATVEHQKNGKDLIIFTEIPYQVQKSALIESIAGLVDEKKIEGISDIRDESDKEGMRIVVELKRDTKSQIVLNQLFKHTQLENTFGIIMLALVDNRPKVLNLRQVLDCYIEHRKVVIRRRTQFELDKALKRAHILEGLKIALKFIDRIIKVIKTSKSVESAKLNLMKEFELSEIQSQAILEMQLQRLTALERDKIDAEYAELLKKIEECRAILGSLKKIEAIIKEELEELKKKYGDSRRTDIVGEAEELEVEDLIAEEDVVVTISHGGYIKRLPVSSYRKQKRGGTGSMGAELKEEDFSEHLFVASTKDYLLIFTDKGQVHWLKVYEIPQASRISKGKAIVNLVQMEQSAKVSSTIPVKEFSADKYLVMVTKLGQIKKTKLEAYGNPRKGGIIGITLDKDDVLIGVEMTDGKQELLIGTRQGKAIRFSEEKVREMGRGAHGVRAISLAKKDEVIDMVVPQKASTILTVTELGFAKRTTIDEYRLTSRGGKGVINIKVTDKNGQAVNLKTVNDKDELMVITQNGIFLRCAIKDIRETGRSSQGVRLIKLQDKDRVSCVAPVIAEENE, via the coding sequence ATGTACACGCGTAACGATAAAATAATTCAGGTTTATATCGAGGATGAGGTTAAGGACTCCTATTTAAATTACGCCATGAGCGTAATTGTCGGCCGGGCCCTGCCCGATGTGCGCGATGGCTTAAAGCCTGTGCACCGGCGTATTCTTTACGCCATGCGCGAACTTAACCTGGAACATTCCAAACCCTACAAGAAATGCGCCCGTATCGTCGGTGAAACCATGGGTAAATACCATCCGCATGGAGACGTGGCTATTTACGACACGCTGGTCAGAATGGCCCAGGATTTTTCTTTGCGCTATCCTTTAGTCGATGGCCAGGGTAACTTTGGATCAGTGGATGGTGATGCCGCCGCGGCGATGCGTTATACCGAGGCCCGCCTGGCCGCGGTTAGCGATGAAATGTTAGATGATATTGAAAAAGAAACTGTAAATTTTGGGCCCAACTTCGATTCTTCTTTAAAAGAGCCTTTGCTGTTACCGGCAACTCTGCCTAATCTTTTGGTGAACGGCTCAAGCGGTATTGCCGTGGGCATGGCTACCAATATTCCGCCCCATAATTTAAACGAAGTTTGCGACGCGATCATTTATATCCTGGAACACCCGGAAGCAGAGATTAAAGATTTAATGCGTTATATCAAAGGGCCGGATTTTCCTACCGGCGGTTTGATTTGCGGCAAGGGTGGAATTAAGGATGCATATCAGACCGGTAGAGGTAAGCTCATAGTGCGGGCTAAGGCTACTGTGGAGCACCAGAAGAACGGCAAAGACCTGATTATCTTTACCGAGATTCCATATCAGGTGCAAAAGTCCGCTCTGATTGAGTCAATTGCCGGTTTAGTTGATGAGAAAAAAATCGAAGGTATTTCCGATATCCGCGATGAATCCGATAAAGAAGGTATGCGCATTGTCGTTGAGCTTAAGCGCGACACTAAATCCCAGATTGTTTTAAACCAGCTTTTTAAACACACCCAGCTTGAAAACACCTTTGGGATTATTATGCTGGCCCTGGTCGATAACCGCCCGAAAGTTTTAAATTTACGCCAGGTACTGGATTGTTATATTGAGCATCGCAAAGTAGTCATCCGCAGGCGCACGCAGTTTGAATTAGATAAGGCTTTAAAACGCGCGCATATTTTAGAAGGCTTAAAAATTGCGCTTAAATTTATCGACCGGATTATCAAGGTTATCAAGACCTCCAAGAGCGTCGAAAGCGCCAAATTAAATTTAATGAAGGAGTTTGAGCTCTCCGAGATTCAATCCCAGGCGATCCTGGAGATGCAGCTGCAGCGGTTAACCGCCCTTGAGCGCGATAAAATTGACGCCGAGTACGCGGAACTTTTAAAGAAAATCGAAGAATGCCGGGCAATCCTGGGCTCGCTTAAAAAGATCGAAGCCATCATTAAAGAAGAGCTGGAGGAATTAAAGAAAAAATATGGTGATAGCCGGCGCACGGATATTGTCGGGGAAGCGGAAGAGTTGGAGGTTGAGGATTTAATTGCCGAGGAGGATGTGGTGGTAACGATCAGCCATGGCGGTTATATCAAGCGCCTGCCGGTAAGCTCGTATCGTAAACAAAAGCGCGGAGGTACCGGGTCAATGGGGGCGGAATTAAAAGAAGAAGATTTTAGCGAGCATCTTTTTGTGGCCTCTACTAAAGATTACTTGCTTATTTTTACGGATAAAGGACAGGTGCATTGGCTGAAGGTTTATGAAATTCCTCAGGCTAGTCGCATATCTAAGGGCAAAGCCATTGTTAATCTGGTGCAAATGGAACAGTCGGCTAAGGTGAGTTCGACCATTCCGGTCAAAGAGTTTTCGGCGGATAAATATTTGGTTATGGTCACTAAGTTAGGCCAAATCAAAAAGACTAAGCTTGAGGCCTACGGTAATCCGCGCAAAGGCGGGATTATCGGGATCACTTTAGATAAGGATGATGTTTTGATTGGCGTGGAGATGACCGACGGAAAACAGGAGTTGCTTATCGGAACCAGGCAGGGCAAGGCAATCAGATTTTCCGAGGAAAAAGTACGTGAAATGGGCAGGGGCGCCCATGGCGTACGGGCAATATCTTTGGCCAAAAAAGATGAAGTTATTGATATGGTGGTTCCGCAAAAGGCTTCGACGATCTTAACGGTTACGGAGTTAGGTTTTGCAAAACGCACCACCATTGATGAATACCGCCTAACCAGCCGCGGCGGCAAAGGGGTAATTAATATCAAAGTTACCGATAAGAATGGCCAGGCGGTAAATTTAAAAACCGTGAATGATAAAGATGAGCTGATGGTCATTACTCAGAACGGGATATTTTTACGCTGCGCGATAAAAGATATCCGGGAAACCGGCCGCTCATCCCAAGGGGTGCGCTTAATTAAGTTGCAGGATAAAGACCGGGTTTCCTGCGTTGCCCCGGTCATTGCCGAAGAAAATGAATAA
- the glmS gene encoding glutamine--fructose-6-phosphate transaminase (isomerizing) produces the protein MCGIVGYIGEKEAQPILLTGLKRLEYRGYDSSGIALILPKQNSIGIRKSPGKISALEKLVKNKPLNGTVGIAHTRWATHGAPTQVNAHPHHDCSGQIAIVHNGIIENYESLKAQLIKEGHTFTSQTDTEVIVHLIEKFYKNIPLEEAVSKALKLLVGSFAIGVVSAREPDKLVGARLGSPLIVGVGKGENFLASDVPAVLGFTKEVVFLDENEIVVLDKDNFKVSNLEGKTIFKETTHINWDIDQAEKSGFDHFMLKEINEQPRILESLINSRIDKETGKLFFKEQNIPETKLKDVKNIFIVACGTAYHAGMVAKYVLESVCGISTQIDVSSEFRYRDLLIGPQTLVIAISQSGETADTLAGVREAKRRGSSVISICNVLGSTLTRESDGIIYTHAGPEIGVASTKAYTAQLAALYLFAFYLAQIRDVLPAAKIKKLLDELRKVPKHQVEILKWQKSIATLARRHSHLGSFLYLGRNVNYPSALEGALKLKEISYIPAEGYAAGEMKHGPIALIDEYRAVVCIAPNSKVYEKMVSNIQEIRSRKGRIIAIATEGDKEIKELTREVIYVPRIDEIFSPLLVVLPLQLLAYHIAVKRGCDVDQPRNLAKSVTVE, from the coding sequence ATGTGTGGAATAGTCGGATACATTGGTGAAAAAGAAGCCCAGCCTATTCTTTTAACCGGATTAAAACGTTTAGAGTACCGTGGCTACGATTCCAGCGGCATAGCTTTAATCCTTCCCAAACAAAATAGCATCGGAATCAGAAAATCCCCCGGAAAAATCAGCGCATTGGAAAAATTAGTTAAAAACAAGCCGCTTAACGGCACAGTTGGTATTGCTCATACGCGTTGGGCAACTCACGGTGCTCCGACACAGGTTAATGCCCATCCGCATCATGACTGTTCCGGACAGATCGCTATTGTGCATAACGGAATTATTGAAAATTATGAATCCCTGAAAGCCCAGCTGATTAAAGAAGGGCACACCTTTACCAGCCAGACGGACACCGAAGTAATCGTGCACTTAATCGAAAAATTTTATAAGAATATTCCGCTTGAGGAGGCGGTATCTAAGGCGCTCAAACTCTTGGTAGGTTCTTTTGCTATCGGAGTAGTTTCGGCCAGAGAACCGGATAAATTAGTGGGGGCCCGCTTGGGCAGCCCTTTAATCGTCGGAGTAGGCAAAGGGGAGAATTTTCTGGCCTCCGATGTCCCGGCAGTCTTAGGTTTTACCAAAGAGGTTGTTTTTCTTGATGAAAATGAGATTGTGGTTTTAGATAAGGATAATTTTAAGGTGAGTAATCTTGAGGGCAAAACTATTTTTAAAGAAACCACGCATATTAATTGGGATATTGACCAGGCGGAAAAATCCGGGTTTGATCATTTTATGCTCAAAGAAATTAATGAGCAGCCCAGGATCCTGGAAAGTTTAATTAATTCCCGCATCGATAAAGAAACCGGTAAGCTGTTTTTTAAAGAGCAGAATATTCCGGAAACCAAGCTCAAGGATGTAAAAAACATTTTTATCGTTGCCTGCGGCACAGCCTATCATGCCGGGATGGTCGCCAAATATGTGCTGGAGTCGGTTTGCGGAATTTCTACGCAAATTGATGTTTCCAGCGAGTTTCGCTACCGGGATCTTTTGATCGGGCCGCAGACGCTGGTTATTGCGATCAGCCAGTCCGGAGAGACAGCGGATACTTTGGCCGGGGTAAGAGAGGCAAAGCGCCGCGGCTCAAGTGTAATTTCCATATGCAATGTCTTGGGTTCAACCTTAACCCGGGAATCCGACGGCATAATTTACACCCATGCCGGACCGGAGATTGGCGTTGCCTCGACCAAGGCTTACACCGCGCAGCTTGCCGCGCTTTATTTGTTTGCTTTTTATTTGGCGCAAATAAGGGATGTTTTGCCTGCCGCTAAAATTAAAAAATTGCTGGATGAACTGCGCAAGGTTCCCAAACACCAGGTTGAGATTTTGAAATGGCAGAAAAGCATTGCCACCCTTGCCCGCCGGCATTCGCATTTAGGGTCATTTTTATATTTAGGCCGGAATGTGAATTATCCTTCGGCTTTAGAAGGGGCTTTGAAATTAAAAGAAATCTCTTATATTCCGGCTGAAGGATACGCGGCTGGAGAGATGAAACACGGGCCGATTGCTTTAATTGATGAATATCGGGCGGTGGTTTGTATCGCGCCTAACTCCAAGGTTTATGAAAAGATGGTTTCCAATATCCAGGAGATCCGTTCCCGTAAAGGAAGAATTATTGCCATTGCCACTGAAGGGGACAAAGAGATTAAAGAATTAACCCGCGAAGTAATTTATGTTCCCAGGATCGATGAAATATTCTCTCCGCTTTTAGTAGTCCTGCCGCTGCAGTTGCTGGCATATCATATCGCTGTCAAGCGCGGCTGCGACGTGGATCAACCGCGCAATTTAGCCAAGTCCGTAACCGTAGAATAA
- the dnaN gene encoding DNA polymerase III subunit beta, which produces MKFKVEKTNLVNAIQTVQNIITTKSALPILSNVLIEVQSGVLKLTATDLDIGITCVIPVDMQEPGAITIPAKRFSDIVKEFPLDIISVTTKKNNQVLIDSDMCQFKIMGLAKEEFPKLPEFKDKKVIKINQGVLKQILALTAFAVSFDETRYVLNGILFKISKGILTLVATDGKRLAITERKITMAESDVEVSMIIPIKTIQELNRNLKDEGELSLVVSSNQALFDLGSVAVVSRLIEGEFPDYKQVIPAASENKMKVERQQFLLAVKRAALLATPDYQAVKLEVFKNKLVISKSTPDVGEFHEELAVEYQGKELVIGFNPVYLMDVLKNLNEETVSLELTDAEKPGVIRISGYVYIVLPMRLN; this is translated from the coding sequence ATGAAATTTAAAGTCGAAAAAACAAACCTAGTTAACGCGATTCAGACCGTACAAAACATAATTACCACAAAATCCGCCCTGCCAATCCTTTCCAATGTCTTAATTGAGGTTCAATCCGGGGTTCTGAAATTAACGGCAACCGATTTAGATATTGGAATAACCTGTGTAATTCCTGTGGATATGCAGGAGCCTGGAGCAATTACTATCCCGGCTAAAAGATTTAGCGATATAGTTAAAGAGTTTCCTTTAGATATTATTAGTGTTACTACTAAAAAAAATAATCAGGTCCTTATTGATTCGGATATGTGTCAATTTAAAATTATGGGGTTGGCCAAAGAAGAGTTTCCTAAGTTACCCGAATTTAAAGACAAGAAAGTTATTAAAATTAATCAGGGAGTTTTAAAACAAATATTAGCATTAACCGCGTTTGCGGTATCTTTCGATGAAACCCGTTATGTTTTAAATGGCATTCTTTTTAAGATTAGTAAGGGGATCTTAACCCTGGTGGCTACTGACGGCAAGCGGTTGGCGATTACCGAGAGAAAAATAACCATGGCCGAGTCTGATGTCGAGGTGAGTATGATTATTCCGATCAAAACAATTCAGGAATTAAACCGGAACCTGAAAGATGAAGGGGAGCTGTCTTTAGTGGTTAGTAGTAATCAGGCTCTTTTTGATTTGGGTAGTGTTGCGGTTGTATCGCGTTTAATTGAGGGTGAATTTCCCGACTACAAACAAGTTATCCCTGCGGCATCCGAAAACAAAATGAAAGTTGAACGCCAACAGTTTTTATTGGCAGTCAAAAGAGCCGCGCTTTTAGCCACGCCGGATTATCAGGCGGTAAAGTTGGAAGTTTTTAAGAATAAGCTGGTAATTTCAAAATCTACTCCTGATGTGGGAGAGTTTCATGAAGAGTTGGCGGTAGAATATCAAGGTAAGGAGTTGGTGATTGGCTTTAACCCGGTCTATTTAATGGATGTTTTAAAGAATTTAAATGAAGAGACAGTTAGTTTAGAGTTGACGGACGCGGAAAAACCCGGGGTTATTCGGATTAGCGGTTATGTTTATATAGTTTTACCTATGCGCCTTAACTAG
- the rsmI gene encoding 16S rRNA (cytidine(1402)-2'-O)-methyltransferase — protein sequence MLYIVATPIGNLKDFTQRAIEVLKSADLIACEDTRHTKILLAHYEIKTPTTSFFQHNRFSKGDYLIGLLKAGKNIALVSDAGTPGILDPGYNLINLAIKNNLEMTFISGPTAFVNALVLSGKPAHEFYFAGFLPNRGGARKNQLEKLKQLGCTLVFYESCHRILASLEDINTVFGDKEITVARELTKKFEEVLRASPKIIQEKLSQSKPRGEFVVVI from the coding sequence ATGCTTTATATCGTTGCTACTCCAATCGGCAACTTAAAAGATTTCACCCAAAGGGCAATCGAGGTTTTAAAAAGCGCGGATTTAATTGCCTGTGAAGACACACGGCACACCAAAATTTTACTGGCGCATTACGAAATTAAAACTCCCACAACAAGTTTTTTCCAGCACAACCGATTTAGTAAAGGTGATTATTTAATCGGCTTGCTCAAAGCGGGGAAAAATATTGCTTTGGTTTCCGATGCCGGCACCCCGGGAATTCTTGACCCCGGCTATAATTTAATCAATCTGGCGATCAAAAATAACCTGGAGATGACTTTTATTTCCGGGCCAACGGCTTTTGTCAATGCCCTCGTGCTTTCCGGAAAGCCAGCCCATGAATTTTATTTCGCTGGGTTCCTGCCTAACCGCGGCGGCGCGCGCAAAAACCAACTTGAGAAATTAAAGCAACTCGGTTGTACCCTGGTTTTTTATGAATCCTGCCATAGGATTCTGGCCAGCCTTGAAGATATAAATACGGTTTTCGGCGATAAAGAAATTACGGTGGCCAGGGAATTAACCAAGAAATTCGAAGAAGTCTTGCGCGCCAGCCCCAAAATTATTCAAGAAAAGCTTTCCCAAAGCAAGCCCCGCGGCGAGTTCGTAGTTGTAATTTAG
- the dnaA gene encoding chromosomal replication initiator protein DnaA, which translates to MLELTKNWEETQETLKAKLGETIFATWIAPLKFSVQDSQSINLEAPDQFFKDWVEKHYFDLIRETLKHKGLDNLLVRLVVSSRQEDLSVINASVETNIKSAPATGFINLNSRYTFENFVVGPSNRHAHAYSLAVANSPAKTYNPLFIYGGVGLGKTHLIQAICHQIKNNNPSGVKICYVSSEKFTNELIDAIVHRSTTAFRQKYRNLDVLVIDDIHFIAGKESTQEEFFHTFNTLYDAHKQIVFSSDRPPKEITNLQERLVSRFGWGLATDIQPPDLETRVAILKKKIEREPVNVPDEVIFFIAQLIKTNIRELEGALIRTIAYSLLEEAPVTLQLTKEVLKDLLKEPTKLITVDFIQRCVVEEFGISLQDLKTKRRNKQVVFPRQIAMYLSRELTDLSLPEIGELFGGKDHTTVLHSYNKIKEDIHRNPELKERVEKVVQVIKQ; encoded by the coding sequence ATGCTCGAGCTTACTAAAAACTGGGAAGAAACGCAAGAAACTTTAAAGGCTAAGTTAGGGGAAACGATCTTTGCTACCTGGATAGCGCCGTTGAAATTTTCGGTCCAAGATAGCCAAAGTATCAATCTTGAGGCGCCGGATCAATTTTTTAAAGATTGGGTGGAGAAACACTACTTCGACCTTATCCGGGAAACCTTGAAACATAAAGGCCTGGATAATCTGTTAGTAAGGCTGGTTGTCAGCAGCAGGCAGGAGGATTTAAGCGTCATTAATGCTTCTGTCGAAACCAATATTAAAAGCGCTCCTGCCACAGGCTTTATTAATCTTAATTCGCGTTATACATTTGAAAACTTTGTGGTGGGGCCGTCAAACCGGCATGCGCACGCTTATTCACTAGCGGTGGCCAATTCGCCGGCTAAAACATATAATCCGTTATTCATTTATGGAGGGGTGGGGCTGGGCAAAACCCACCTGATCCAGGCGATCTGCCATCAAATAAAAAATAATAATCCCTCGGGAGTAAAAATATGCTACGTCTCAAGCGAAAAATTTACCAACGAACTAATTGACGCCATCGTCCACCGTTCCACCACGGCCTTCCGCCAAAAATACCGAAATCTGGATGTTTTGGTTATCGACGATATCCACTTTATCGCCGGAAAAGAATCCACTCAGGAAGAGTTTTTCCACACCTTTAACACTTTATACGATGCGCATAAACAGATTGTGTTTTCTTCAGACCGCCCCCCCAAAGAAATTACCAATTTACAGGAAAGGCTGGTTTCACGGTTTGGCTGGGGGCTGGCTACGGATATTCAGCCTCCGGATTTAGAAACCCGGGTGGCGATCCTCAAGAAAAAAATTGAACGGGAACCGGTTAATGTCCCTGATGAAGTAATTTTTTTTATCGCCCAACTAATTAAAACTAATATTCGTGAATTGGAGGGGGCTTTGATTAGAACCATCGCCTATTCTTTGCTAGAGGAGGCCCCGGTTACCCTGCAACTAACTAAAGAGGTGTTAAAGGACCTGCTCAAAGAACCGACAAAGCTAATCACAGTAGATTTTATCCAGCGTTGCGTAGTTGAAGAGTTCGGGATTTCCCTGCAGGATCTTAAAACCAAACGGCGCAATAAACAAGTTGTGTTCCCAAGGCAAATTGCCATGTATCTAAGCAGGGAGTTAACTGACTTGTCTCTGCCGGAAATTGGGGAGCTTTTTGGCGGCAAAGATCATACAACAGTTTTGCACTCTTACAATAAGATTAAAGAAGATATTCACCGTAACCCGGAATTAAAAGAACGGGTTGAAAAAGTTGTTCAAGTTATAAAACAGTAA
- a CDS encoding DciA family protein, translating into MELLKNTLDEVMRGLNAKKGVSANAQPQQWLKKALTKKELGHIKVKYFSKGVLGLSVDSSAWLYILSLKKEELLGKLKKENPGLKNISFRIGEI; encoded by the coding sequence ATGGAACTTTTAAAAAATACACTGGATGAAGTTATGCGGGGCTTAAACGCCAAAAAGGGTGTTTCCGCGAATGCCCAGCCGCAGCAGTGGTTAAAAAAAGCCTTGACAAAGAAAGAGTTGGGGCATATAAAAGTTAAATATTTCAGCAAGGGCGTCCTGGGTTTAAGCGTGGATTCTTCCGCCTGGCTGTATATTTTAAGCCTTAAGAAGGAAGAATTGCTGGGTAAGCTAAAAAAAGAAAACCCCGGATTAAAAAATATAAGTTTTCGTATCGGAGAAATTTAA
- the gyrB gene encoding DNA topoisomerase (ATP-hydrolyzing) subunit B codes for MKKAKPEVKENLKAAEKAKAYDATSIQVLEGIEAVRRRPAMYIGDTSTRGLHHLVFEVVDNSVDESLAGFCDSIAVGIQQDNSITVIDNGRGIPVDMHKTEKKPAVEVALTTLHAGGKFDHRSYKVSGGLHGVGVSCVNALSDWLEVEVKRDGKVYHQRYERGKTVSKLTVIGKSTSTGTKITFKPDKTIFSKTEYSYDILSGRLRELAFLNKGLKIKLADERSDKEAVFEFSGGIVSFVEYLNKNKNPLHNKVVYFEKLQDDVNVEVALQYNDGYAETMFSFANNINTIEGGTHLSGFKSALTRAINQYAKGKNLLKDNIAITGDDVREGLTAVISVKVPNPQFEGQTKTKLGNSEVEGLVASSSLEALASYFEENPSVANKIIDKVIVASRAREAARKARELTRRKGALEGAGLPGKLADCSERDAALCELYIVEGDSAGGSAKQGRDRRFQAILPIKGKILNVEKSRLDKILSNEEIRTIITALGTGIGEEFDLTKLRYHKLMLMADADIDGSHIRTLLLTLLYRQLPKLVEEGHVYITQPPLYKIKRGQREEYIQTEQQMNDMLLDLGREGHKLIRVKDKQAFTDNQFKELLKLLVELDKLGRYLDKKGVSFAEYLSFRHPKTKKMPIYKVKVDGKDQFVYSDKELATLTEKEGKEAEQDVLHLFEAQEIEELVLKIEKLGIEFETYFGNTTVVKVGATKEGEKKLKAVYRVTNDDDVKEVFSLKELLVYIKEVASKGMHIQRYKGLGEMNPQQLWDTTMDPEKRTILQVTLEDAVEADKMFTVLMGDQVEPRREFIEDHAHQVKNLDI; via the coding sequence GTGAAAAAAGCCAAACCAGAAGTTAAGGAAAATCTTAAGGCCGCCGAGAAGGCTAAGGCTTATGATGCTACCAGCATCCAGGTTTTAGAAGGTATTGAAGCGGTCAGGCGCCGGCCGGCAATGTATATTGGAGACACCTCGACGCGCGGGCTGCATCATTTGGTTTTTGAGGTGGTCGATAATAGCGTTGATGAAAGCCTGGCCGGGTTTTGCGATTCCATAGCCGTCGGTATACAACAGGATAATAGTATAACAGTTATTGATAATGGCCGCGGGATCCCGGTGGATATGCATAAGACCGAAAAGAAGCCGGCGGTGGAAGTGGCCTTGACTACCCTGCATGCGGGGGGCAAATTCGATCACCGTTCTTATAAAGTTTCCGGAGGTTTGCACGGTGTTGGAGTAAGTTGCGTGAACGCGCTTTCCGACTGGCTGGAGGTGGAGGTAAAAAGAGACGGGAAAGTTTACCACCAGCGTTATGAGCGGGGTAAAACCGTTTCTAAACTTACGGTTATCGGTAAAAGCACTTCTACCGGCACCAAGATTACTTTTAAACCGGACAAAACAATTTTCAGCAAAACAGAGTATTCTTACGATATCCTTTCCGGCCGCCTCAGAGAGTTGGCGTTCTTAAATAAAGGATTAAAAATAAAGTTAGCGGATGAGCGCTCGGACAAAGAAGCGGTTTTTGAATTTTCCGGCGGTATTGTTTCATTTGTGGAATACCTTAATAAAAACAAAAATCCCTTGCACAACAAAGTGGTTTATTTTGAGAAGCTTCAGGATGATGTTAATGTCGAAGTCGCCCTCCAGTATAATGATGGTTATGCCGAAACCATGTTTTCTTTTGCCAATAATATAAATACCATTGAAGGCGGCACGCATTTATCCGGTTTTAAATCCGCTTTAACCCGCGCGATCAATCAATATGCTAAAGGCAAAAATTTGCTTAAAGACAATATTGCCATCACCGGCGACGATGTGCGCGAAGGGTTAACCGCGGTCATTAGCGTAAAGGTACCCAACCCGCAGTTTGAAGGCCAAACCAAAACTAAATTAGGCAATTCCGAAGTAGAAGGATTAGTTGCTTCCAGCAGCTTGGAGGCACTTGCCAGTTATTTTGAGGAAAATCCTTCGGTGGCCAATAAAATTATTGACAAGGTGATCGTGGCTTCCCGCGCCAGGGAAGCCGCGCGTAAGGCGCGGGAATTAACCCGCAGAAAAGGCGCCTTAGAAGGAGCAGGCCTTCCCGGTAAATTAGCGGATTGCTCGGAACGCGATGCGGCTTTATGTGAACTGTATATTGTGGAAGGAGATTCGGCCGGCGGTTCGGCCAAGCAGGGCCGCGACCGAAGATTTCAGGCTATTCTGCCGATTAAAGGAAAAATTTTAAATGTCGAAAAATCGCGGTTGGATAAAATTTTATCCAATGAAGAGATCCGGACCATTATTACTGCCTTAGGTACAGGCATTGGCGAAGAATTTGACCTGACGAAATTAAGATACCATAAATTAATGCTGATGGCTGATGCGGATATTGACGGTTCGCATATCCGCACCCTGCTTTTGACTTTATTATACCGTCAGCTGCCAAAGCTAGTTGAAGAAGGGCATGTTTATATTACCCAGCCGCCGCTTTATAAGATTAAAAGGGGCCAGCGTGAAGAGTATATCCAGACTGAACAGCAGATGAATGATATGCTTTTAGATTTAGGCCGTGAAGGGCATAAATTAATCCGGGTCAAGGATAAACAAGCTTTTACGGATAACCAATTCAAGGAGCTTTTAAAGCTTTTGGTTGAGCTGGATAAGCTGGGAAGGTATTTAGATAAAAAGGGAGTAAGTTTTGCAGAATACTTGAGTTTTAGGCATCCTAAAACCAAAAAAATGCCTATTTATAAGGTAAAAGTGGACGGAAAAGACCAATTTGTTTATTCGGACAAGGAACTGGCTACTTTAACTGAAAAAGAAGGCAAAGAAGCAGAGCAGGATGTTTTACATCTTTTTGAAGCGCAGGAAATCGAGGAGCTGGTTTTAAAAATAGAAAAACTAGGCATTGAGTTTGAGACCTATTTTGGAAATACCACAGTGGTTAAAGTGGGCGCGACTAAAGAAGGGGAGAAAAAATTAAAAGCAGTTTATCGTGTTACCAACGATGATGATGTCAAAGAAGTTTTTAGTTTGAAAGAGCTGCTGGTTTACATCAAGGAAGTTGCCTCTAAAGGCATGCATATCCAAAGATACAAAGGTTTGGGAGAAATGAATCCGCAGCAACTCTGGGATACGACAATGGATCCTGAGAAGCGGACAATTTTACAGGTAACCTTAGAAGACGCGGTGGAAGCGGATAAAATGTTTACTGTTTTAATGGGAGATCAGGTTGAGCCGCGGCGTGAATTTATTGAAGACCACGCGCATCAGGTCAAAAACTTGGATATTTAA
- the yidD gene encoding membrane protein insertion efficiency factor YidD: MLALIALYQKYLRPAIPVCCRFEPSCSEYTKQAILKYGLIKGVLKGLIRILHCHPFSGRSGYDPLI, from the coding sequence ATGCTTGCGTTAATAGCGCTATACCAGAAATATTTAAGGCCGGCTATTCCGGTCTGTTGCCGTTTTGAACCCAGCTGTTCTGAATATACAAAGCAGGCAATTTTAAAATACGGATTAATTAAAGGAGTATTAAAGGGGCTAATCAGAATATTGCACTGCCATCCTTTTTCTGGGCGGTCAGGTTATGATCCCTTAATATAA
- the rpmH gene encoding 50S ribosomal protein L34, with product MKKNLKTPTNIVGKKRHGFRSKMASKSGRKLLARRRSKGRQRLCV from the coding sequence ATGAAAAAGAATTTAAAGACACCCACAAATATTGTCGGTAAAAAACGCCACGGGTTCCGCAGTAAAATGGCCTCTAAATCCGGACGCAAGCTTTTGGCTCGTCGACGGAGCAAGGGCAGACAACGCCTTTGCGTCTGA